In Deinococcus misasensis DSM 22328, the genomic stretch AAACCATGTGGTTGCAGGGCACCCTCTGGGAAATCCAGCAGGCTGACGTGGTGAAAGTGGAGCATCTGGACTTTGCAAGGGCCACCTGGGAGAAGCACCTCCGCACCCAGGCTTACTGGGACCACCGTACCTTTAAGGACGCCAGTTGAACTTTCACTGGAAGGGCTCCATTCACCTCAACCTTGCACTCCATTGACGGTCTGGCTAAGATGTCCAACACAGTTGAGGGGGGTTCTCCCCTCCCTTCAAACCTGCAAAACAATTTTTCCCCCAGAGGCCCCTCATGAAAATCATTTGCATTTCTGACACCCACAACCAGCATGAGCAACTGAAACTTCCTGATGGCGATGTGCTCGTTCACGCCGGGGATTTTTCGATGCGGGGCCATGTCGCCGAAACCCAATCTTTTCTGGATTGGTTTGCTGCACAACCCCACCCACACAAAATCTTCATTGCAGGAAACCACGACTTCATCTTTGAGAAACGCCGCAAGAAAGCCCGAGCCATGGTGCCTGACAGCGTGATCTACTTGGAGGATCAAGAAATCACGCTGGAAGGGGTGAAGTTCTGGGGTTCACCGATCACACCCACTTTTTTTGACTGGGCCTTCAACCGCGGTCCATGGGTGATTGTTCGCCATTGGGACCTCATCCCAGAAGACACCGATGTGCTGATCACGCACGGTCCTCCTCTCGGGACACTGGACCGGGTGTTGCCGGAAGGTGAGCACGTCGGTTGCCCGAAACTGAAGGAGGCTCTGGACCTTCGACTGCGTCCAAAACTGCATGTTTTCGGGCACATTCACGAGGGGTATGGTCAGGTGGTGGAAGGTGGACGGATTTCCGTCAATGCCTCCTTTCTGGACCATGGGTACCGACCTGCGAATCCACCTGTGGTGGTTGAGCTGACCGCCACAAAACAAGGTCAGCTCAACTGAAAAATCAAATGACAAATTCTTTTCTGCCCAGCCCTACGCAAAAGAGACCATCAGATGCTCCTCGAGTGTGGCGAGGAAAATCGGTTCAGAATCCCTGCTGGGTGCGTCCCGCTGCGGACTTTTCATCACTGGTTTTCAGGCCTTCTTCCAGCATCTTGAACATGCGGTCCATCTGCACGCCGCTGGCTTCCAGCAGTTCGGGCTTTTTGCCCCGCAAGAACAGCAAATCCAGTTTGCCACCCTGCAGGCTGGTTT encodes the following:
- a CDS encoding metallophosphatase domain-containing protein, with the protein product MKIICISDTHNQHEQLKLPDGDVLVHAGDFSMRGHVAETQSFLDWFAAQPHPHKIFIAGNHDFIFEKRRKKARAMVPDSVIYLEDQEITLEGVKFWGSPITPTFFDWAFNRGPWVIVRHWDLIPEDTDVLITHGPPLGTLDRVLPEGEHVGCPKLKEALDLRLRPKLHVFGHIHEGYGQVVEGGRISVNASFLDHGYRPANPPVVVELTATKQGQLN